From Pungitius pungitius chromosome 9, fPunPun2.1, whole genome shotgun sequence, one genomic window encodes:
- the LOC119217374 gene encoding guanine nucleotide-binding protein G(I)/G(S)/G(O) subunit gamma-13-like: MEELDVPQMRREVESLQYQLAINREKSSITVTELVKWIEGCVCEDPFLNPELMRANPWVEKGKCVIL; this comes from the exons ATGGAGGAGTTAGACGTTCCACAGATGAGGAGAGAAGTGGAAAGCCTTCAGTATCAGCTGGCAATCAACAGAGAGAAATCCTCCATCACTGTTACCGA gCTGGTGAAGTGGATCGAGGGCTGTGTTTGTGAAGATCCATTTCTGAACCCTGAGCTGATGAGAGCCAACCCCTGGGTGGAGAAGGGCAAGTGTGTGATCCTCTAA